GTTTTGATGCTTGTTGAGTAATTAATCAATCAACAAGATCTGATGTCTCTCAGTGCGTGAATCAAATATCACGCTCTTAGAAATTGCCGGGATGTTTGTTGAGTCTCGAACTAATCATAAGGAGCTAATGCCGTGCATCAAAAACATATCCCATATATTCTGAGGATGCCACATGCAGCACATGCCATGTGGGACAATTAGACTATCCAACAAGCATTAGATATAACTCATAAATGAAGGATGGTAAAGAGATAATAATATGAAAAAACATGAAAAACAAATAACAATTAATGACAGATCTGCAATGTACAACTTAAAAATATTCCTTCTGGAACCACATTAACCCTAAAGTATAATTAAGTTCTAAGTTGGGAGCCAAGGGCTTCAATTAATTCCAAAGTTTAAGAGCCTAGTCTGGCAGCAGTCAGgcatatatatatctatttatTTACCTAAGATAGCAACCGACTCCTCCACGCTCATGCCTTTAGACATGAACATCTGGAGCGCCCCATCAACTCCTATGCTGGATGAAGGGAGGAACTCGTCTGCCCTTCTATTGCTCGCCGTGGTGGAGTCCTTCCTTCCCAATGGAACAGCAATCCAGGGCCCGCCCGAACGCACCACCGCCTCCCTCGCTGCCAAGACTATGATATCGGCACACGAGACCTGGCCAGGGCACACTGCTTCCACTATGGACTTCACCACCCCAATGTACTCCCGGTTTCTTATGCCAAAGTTCCTAGTTGACTCCATCTCCGAAGCAATGCCTCTGCTGTCGTCTGAGTCCAATAGAATGGAAGCATCACAACCCTGCAATGATTTCAGTATTAGTGCCCAACACCATAGTATACGTCTAGCATTAATTCCTCTCTCTACTGATTTATGGACGTAAACAAGTTCCTTGAGTCCTTAAAGctgaataaaataatattattaatatagaAAGTTGCCAAGATTACATGTACCTAGTTATTTTGGAAGGAGCTACATGCACAGAATTTCATAGACAAGGAATTCTACTATGGGAACGCGAATGTAAGTTGCACGCTTTTCGTATGTTGTGAACGTATAATCACCTGGACTTGGCAGTCAtggaagaagagccggagaaagGCTGCAGGGGACCGAGGATCAGCAATGAAGATGGGCAGAATTGCTTTTCTAACAGTTGTTTCTAGATCCGGGCATGATTGCCTATAGTAATCGGAGGAGAGGCCGCCATCACCTCCAGGGGCTCCAATAACTAGAAGAATCACTGCAACGCATTGCAGCAATCGTAGTTTTAGTGCTTTAATCGTACAATCCGccatttcctctctctctctctgcgtgTTCTCTTCTAACCATCCCAACCATGAACACTTAGCACAGAGTGTGGCAGAAGAGAATAtgggtgtcacgcccccgaccggagatttgaatcgagggtcatgacaaccgccgcatacttatagaatactttttccataagcatgcaaggcatctcatcatgatatcttcacaaacagttaaataaattttttttcattcaataatcaaatcttggttcaaataacaaatcaaaactaagtgttcaaaagaaagtaattgtctgacaaagtcaacactaaaacaaaactaaaagtcttgaatcaattctgagaaaaatcctaaatcaatgagttaactccatctctaatcgctctcccaaccgaaatcctacatcatgctaattttctggatctgtaagaaaaacataaaacttatcatgaactaaatagcccagtaagcagtgtatacctttaactgaataatcaggcaaataatactatacataacaaatcaatatgtaatttcatgaaatcatattcatactgtcaatcatatataaaagtcaattcatcataatttctaattatacttttcttcttaaattcatcaatttcttaaattcttcttaccaaccatgattatgaccacattatccctgtggcagggtcataataccgcgtatctgcttgcggtgggctgcgaatcatctggcagccaagtcctttggaaccgctggtctaacgggcggttttgtcgctggtctatctggcgacatgtcgctggtcttactggcgacgtaaaccctcaggacaatcaattgccaacgtatatgcctccattggcggggtcctcaacacagtcaggttgtcaatttcatattgtcttccaattcatatattattttcaagaataataaaattaattgatattcgaaacaaatcaattataacattctttgagatcatatatcatcaaaataattattccacaaataacttcaatcataaataattttctacaattaactttcatcataaataattttcaacaattatttcaataaataattacaatcgcaagcatgcataaatttatttaattcataatttaccagataaattcagtaaaagtaaacactacttacctcaaacgtattccaataaatccacataattctataaattttctttcaaaaattctgttcgtagatcatatcgcgatatcccatgatcaaacatccacaatcctatacagaatcaatttcaataattagaaagaatacgaataccatatttcaacggtttagattgggtccgatcatctaattttatctaatcgaaatctaattaggacctaaatgatccaaagtttgactatcagatcaaatcagattcgaagtgataggatcgaggtttcttcatcgatttcataaaatcaagtggagagagaaaatcagaggagagagaattcaagaggtacaattcgaattgatcaagtgacacaatccaacattacgattggtccaatatctcaattggtgaaatcaatcatgatcaaatcaagtcatggctagatcaaaatcatggataataaaatctaaagattcatggtctgattaaggtgggtgccagtacgctgtctgacaatcatggatcaggattcttcattagaatcagatcagacttattaaaagaaatttttcattcactaaccttttttagagagagaatcaatcaagagagagaatattttagagagagaaaattctagagagagaaaattttagagagagaaaactcatcttgaattcttcagacaatatgatttaacaaattctgatcgatcagatcaaatcatgctaaaattatcatgtggataattaaataagatcatgagaaataaaatctaaaaatatctgatctgatcaaagtggatgtcggtgtatcgtccgacgatcacagatcaaaaatccattacgagaatcatttaaattcatcatcattcttctcaaaatttaaaaatcttaggagagagaaataatctagagagaggattctaaagagagaaaactcatcttgaattcttcagacaatatgatttaacaaattctgatcgatcagatcaaatcatgctaaaattatcatatggataattaaataagatcatgagaaataaaatctaaaaatatctgatctgatcaaagtggatgtcggtgtatcgtccgacgatcacagatcaaaaatccattacgaggatcatttaaattcatcgtcattcttctcaaaattctaaaaatcttaggagagagaaataatctagagagagaaaatagagagagaaagtctaattctagagagagaaagttagggttcagactgaggtgaagagagagaagagagagaaactctctctctcatcaatttcaattttttttttccttttcccttttctttttcttttctttttccttctttctcttttctttttcttctttttctttttcttctttttcttcttttcttcttcttttttttttcctggttcttcccacgccggaacagaggaccggcgtggcccatgttttgccagaccgttcaggccacggccgccgcagtGGAGGCCGgcagccgacgggggccactcccctggttacggaggggcgtggccggcgatcaattccgatcgccggcgccggaaaatctaaagaaaaaaactcaaaaatagggtctctttTCCGTTCGGAAAtcgacgactctcgtcgccggcagccacgcACAGAAGCATGGAGAAAGGGgaagaaggaagggaagaagaaggagacttatctcagcctccggagacctcaccggcgagcaattacggcgagaatcgaacggtgtccgcggctctaattcgaaaaatcggagagaaagagagagggaggaagccaatgatcggtctcaagagggagaggatcttcttatagaggaccctaggactccgaggggtcctaggagtcctaatttgccgggaatcgccggagaagaagactcctaccgggagtcttcttcccggttgctctgttttttttctgtttttttttttttttgggctttgatcgactggctgggctgggcttggttgggctatcacattcttcacccctaaaaagaaatttcatcctcaaaatttttccttgcttgagtcttcatagtttcttatttgaatctcatccacaaatattttaattcttgatataaattcattcttaaatcatttcataagaaaaaaa
The sequence above is a segment of the Elaeis guineensis isolate ETL-2024a chromosome 7, EG11, whole genome shotgun sequence genome. Coding sequences within it:
- the LOC140859353 gene encoding peroxidase 29-like: MADCTIKALKLRLLQCVAVILLVIGAPGGDGGLSSDYYRQSCPDLETTVRKAILPIFIADPRSPAAFLRLFFHDCQVQGCDASILLDSDDSRGIASEMESTRNFGIRNREYIGVVKSIVEAVCPGQVSCADIIVLAAREAVVRSGGPWIAVPLGRKDSTTASNRRADEFLPSSSIGVDGALQMFMSKGMSVEESVAILGAHTIGAGHCLNIVHRLYNSKLDHENIDPRFEAQLRLKCPTQVPSTNHTVMLNDLTALLFDNQYYRDAIGGRGLFTIDAAISADPRTASYVKLFAEDQLMLLLSCLLLSLC